The Arvicanthis niloticus isolate mArvNil1 chromosome 2, mArvNil1.pat.X, whole genome shotgun sequence genome includes a window with the following:
- the Snph gene encoding syntaphilin isoform X1, which produces MPGSGPSERMTWPGPALPTPPTTRPLSSAPGTPPIPPLTRTRSLMAMSLQGSRRASAGSRSGGTLGRSGLAVFAQCPQLPASQNEQLPLLPASRRTSPPVSVRDAYGTSSLSSSSNSGSCKGSDSSPTPRRSMKYTLCSDNHGIKPPTPEQYLTPLQQKEVCIRHLKARLKDTQDRLQDRDTEIDDLKTQLSRMQEDWIEEECHRVEAQLALKEARKEIRQLKQVIDTVKNNLIDKDKGLQKYFVDINIQNKKLETLLHSMEVAQNGIAKEEGTGESAGGSPARSLTRSSTYTKLSDPAVCGDRQPGDPSNTSAEDGADSGFVAADDTLSRTDALEASSLLSSGVDCGLEEASLHSSFNLGPRFPASNTYEKLLCGMEAGVQASCMQERAIQTDFVQYQPDLNTILEKVGQAQVCGSVLKDRHSELDRHTSGPRDPDSAVVVTVGDELEAPEPITCGPATHRPAVNSNPGLPVSVVCPVEEEEEATTTTTTEKEPKSYWSRHYIVDLLAVVVPAVPTVAWLCRSQRRQGQPIYNISSLLRGCCTVALHSIRRISCRSLSQPSSSSGGGSQL; this is translated from the exons ATGCCAGGCAGTGGCCCCAGTGAGAGGATGACATGGCCTGGCCCTGCCCTCCCTACGCCCCCCACAACCCGCCCTCTTTCCTCAGCCCCGGGAACACCGCCCATCCCGCCGCTAACCAGGACCCGCAGCCTCATGGCCATGTCCCTGCAGGGAAGTAGACGGGCCTCTGCTGGATCTCGCAG CGGGGGCACGTTAGGCCGCAGCGGCCTGGCAGTGTTCGCCCAGTGCCCACAGCTGCCCGCCAGCCAGAATGAGCAGCTGCCTCTTCTCCCCGCCTCCAGGCGCACCTCTCCACCTGTGAGTGTGCGGGACGCCTACGGCACCTCttccctcagcagcagcagcaactctGGCTCCTGCAAAGGCAGTGACAGCAGCCCCACACCGAG GCGCTCCATGAAGTACACACTATGCAGCGACAACCACGGCATCAAGCCTCCCACCCCAGAGCAGTACCTGACTCCACTGCAGCAAAAGGAGGTTTGCATCCGGCACCTAAAGGCTCGGCTCAAGGACACACAGGACCGGCTCCAGGACCG GGACACAGAGATCGATGACCTTAAGACGCAGCTGTCCCGCATGCAAGAGGACTGGATTGAAGAGGAGTGCCACCGCGTGGAAGCCCAACTGGCTCTGAAAGAGGCCCGCAAGGAGATCCGACAGCTCAAGCAGGTCATCGATACTGTCAAGAACAACCTGATTGACAAGGACAAAGGGCTGCAGAAGTACTTTGTGGACATCAACATCCAGAACAAGAAGCTGGAGACTCTGCTGCACAGCATGGAGGTGGCCCAAAATGGAATAGCCAAGGAGGAAGGAACTGGGGAGTCAGCAGGCGGGTCCCCTGCCCGCTCCCTCACTCGCAGCTCCACCTACACCAAGCTGAGTGACCCAGCTGTCTGTGGTGACCGCCAACCAGGGGATCCCTCCAACACCTCTGCTGAGGATGGAGCTGATAGTGGATTTGTGGCTGCCGATGACACCCTGAGTCGGACGGACGCCCTGGAGGCCAGTAGCCTGCTGTCGTCAGGAGTGGACTGTGGCCTTGAGGAAGCCTCACTGCACAGCTCCTTCAACCTAGGCCCCCGCTTCCCTGCCAGCAACACCTATGAGAAGCTGCTGTGTGGCATGGAGGCTGGTGTGCAGGCCAGCTGCATGCAGGAGCGGGCCATCCAGACAGACTTTGTGCAGTACCAGCCTGACCTGAACACCATCCTGGAGAAAGTGGGCCAGGCTCAGGTGTGTGGTTCAGTCCTCAAGGACAGGCACTCAGAGCTGGATCGCCACACTTCAGGGCCCAGAGACCCCGACTCAGCAGTGGTGGTAACAGTAGGTGACGAGCTTGAGGCCCCAGAGCCCATCACCTGCGGACCAGCTACACACCGGCCTGCAGTCAACTCTAACCCAGGACTGCCAGTGAGTGTGGTGTGTCccgtggaagaggaggaggaggcaaccaccaccaccaccaccgaaaAGGAACCCAAGAGTTACTGGAGCCGCCACTACATCGTGGATCTGCTGGCTGTGGTAGTGCCAGCTGTGCCAACGGTGGCCTGGCTCTGCCGTTCCCAGAGGCGTCAGGGCCAGCCCATTTACAACATCAGCTCCCTGCTGCGGGGCTGCTGCACAGTGGCCTTGCACTCCATCCGTAGGATCAGCTGCCGCTCACTGAGCCAGCCAAGCTCCAGCTCAGGGGGTGGCTCCCAGCTCTGA
- the Snph gene encoding syntaphilin isoform X4: MPGSGPSERMTWPGPALPTPPTTRPLSSAPGTPPIPPLTRTRSLMAMSLQGSRRASAGSRRRSMKYTLCSDNHGIKPPTPEQYLTPLQQKEVCIRHLKARLKDTQDRLQDRDTEIDDLKTQLSRMQEDWIEEECHRVEAQLALKEARKEIRQLKQVIDTVKNNLIDKDKGLQKYFVDINIQNKKLETLLHSMEVAQNGIAKEEGTGESAGGSPARSLTRSSTYTKLSDPAVCGDRQPGDPSNTSAEDGADSGFVAADDTLSRTDALEASSLLSSGVDCGLEEASLHSSFNLGPRFPASNTYEKLLCGMEAGVQASCMQERAIQTDFVQYQPDLNTILEKVGQAQVCGSVLKDRHSELDRHTSGPRDPDSAVVVTVGDELEAPEPITCGPATHRPAVNSNPGLPVSVVCPVEEEEEATTTTTTEKEPKSYWSRHYIVDLLAVVVPAVPTVAWLCRSQRRQGQPIYNISSLLRGCCTVALHSIRRISCRSLSQPSSSSGGGSQL, translated from the exons ATGCCAGGCAGTGGCCCCAGTGAGAGGATGACATGGCCTGGCCCTGCCCTCCCTACGCCCCCCACAACCCGCCCTCTTTCCTCAGCCCCGGGAACACCGCCCATCCCGCCGCTAACCAGGACCCGCAGCCTCATGGCCATGTCCCTGCAGGGAAGTAGACGGGCCTCTGCTGGATCTCGCAG GCGCTCCATGAAGTACACACTATGCAGCGACAACCACGGCATCAAGCCTCCCACCCCAGAGCAGTACCTGACTCCACTGCAGCAAAAGGAGGTTTGCATCCGGCACCTAAAGGCTCGGCTCAAGGACACACAGGACCGGCTCCAGGACCG GGACACAGAGATCGATGACCTTAAGACGCAGCTGTCCCGCATGCAAGAGGACTGGATTGAAGAGGAGTGCCACCGCGTGGAAGCCCAACTGGCTCTGAAAGAGGCCCGCAAGGAGATCCGACAGCTCAAGCAGGTCATCGATACTGTCAAGAACAACCTGATTGACAAGGACAAAGGGCTGCAGAAGTACTTTGTGGACATCAACATCCAGAACAAGAAGCTGGAGACTCTGCTGCACAGCATGGAGGTGGCCCAAAATGGAATAGCCAAGGAGGAAGGAACTGGGGAGTCAGCAGGCGGGTCCCCTGCCCGCTCCCTCACTCGCAGCTCCACCTACACCAAGCTGAGTGACCCAGCTGTCTGTGGTGACCGCCAACCAGGGGATCCCTCCAACACCTCTGCTGAGGATGGAGCTGATAGTGGATTTGTGGCTGCCGATGACACCCTGAGTCGGACGGACGCCCTGGAGGCCAGTAGCCTGCTGTCGTCAGGAGTGGACTGTGGCCTTGAGGAAGCCTCACTGCACAGCTCCTTCAACCTAGGCCCCCGCTTCCCTGCCAGCAACACCTATGAGAAGCTGCTGTGTGGCATGGAGGCTGGTGTGCAGGCCAGCTGCATGCAGGAGCGGGCCATCCAGACAGACTTTGTGCAGTACCAGCCTGACCTGAACACCATCCTGGAGAAAGTGGGCCAGGCTCAGGTGTGTGGTTCAGTCCTCAAGGACAGGCACTCAGAGCTGGATCGCCACACTTCAGGGCCCAGAGACCCCGACTCAGCAGTGGTGGTAACAGTAGGTGACGAGCTTGAGGCCCCAGAGCCCATCACCTGCGGACCAGCTACACACCGGCCTGCAGTCAACTCTAACCCAGGACTGCCAGTGAGTGTGGTGTGTCccgtggaagaggaggaggaggcaaccaccaccaccaccaccgaaaAGGAACCCAAGAGTTACTGGAGCCGCCACTACATCGTGGATCTGCTGGCTGTGGTAGTGCCAGCTGTGCCAACGGTGGCCTGGCTCTGCCGTTCCCAGAGGCGTCAGGGCCAGCCCATTTACAACATCAGCTCCCTGCTGCGGGGCTGCTGCACAGTGGCCTTGCACTCCATCCGTAGGATCAGCTGCCGCTCACTGAGCCAGCCAAGCTCCAGCTCAGGGGGTGGCTCCCAGCTCTGA
- the Snph gene encoding syntaphilin isoform X2 — translation MPGSGPSERMTWPGPALPTPPTTRPLSSAPGTPPIPPLTRTRSLMAMSLQGSRRASAGSRRRTSPPVSVRDAYGTSSLSSSSNSGSCKGSDSSPTPRRSMKYTLCSDNHGIKPPTPEQYLTPLQQKEVCIRHLKARLKDTQDRLQDRDTEIDDLKTQLSRMQEDWIEEECHRVEAQLALKEARKEIRQLKQVIDTVKNNLIDKDKGLQKYFVDINIQNKKLETLLHSMEVAQNGIAKEEGTGESAGGSPARSLTRSSTYTKLSDPAVCGDRQPGDPSNTSAEDGADSGFVAADDTLSRTDALEASSLLSSGVDCGLEEASLHSSFNLGPRFPASNTYEKLLCGMEAGVQASCMQERAIQTDFVQYQPDLNTILEKVGQAQVCGSVLKDRHSELDRHTSGPRDPDSAVVVTVGDELEAPEPITCGPATHRPAVNSNPGLPVSVVCPVEEEEEATTTTTTEKEPKSYWSRHYIVDLLAVVVPAVPTVAWLCRSQRRQGQPIYNISSLLRGCCTVALHSIRRISCRSLSQPSSSSGGGSQL, via the exons ATGCCAGGCAGTGGCCCCAGTGAGAGGATGACATGGCCTGGCCCTGCCCTCCCTACGCCCCCCACAACCCGCCCTCTTTCCTCAGCCCCGGGAACACCGCCCATCCCGCCGCTAACCAGGACCCGCAGCCTCATGGCCATGTCCCTGCAGGGAAGTAGACGGGCCTCTGCTGGATCTCGCAG GCGCACCTCTCCACCTGTGAGTGTGCGGGACGCCTACGGCACCTCttccctcagcagcagcagcaactctGGCTCCTGCAAAGGCAGTGACAGCAGCCCCACACCGAG GCGCTCCATGAAGTACACACTATGCAGCGACAACCACGGCATCAAGCCTCCCACCCCAGAGCAGTACCTGACTCCACTGCAGCAAAAGGAGGTTTGCATCCGGCACCTAAAGGCTCGGCTCAAGGACACACAGGACCGGCTCCAGGACCG GGACACAGAGATCGATGACCTTAAGACGCAGCTGTCCCGCATGCAAGAGGACTGGATTGAAGAGGAGTGCCACCGCGTGGAAGCCCAACTGGCTCTGAAAGAGGCCCGCAAGGAGATCCGACAGCTCAAGCAGGTCATCGATACTGTCAAGAACAACCTGATTGACAAGGACAAAGGGCTGCAGAAGTACTTTGTGGACATCAACATCCAGAACAAGAAGCTGGAGACTCTGCTGCACAGCATGGAGGTGGCCCAAAATGGAATAGCCAAGGAGGAAGGAACTGGGGAGTCAGCAGGCGGGTCCCCTGCCCGCTCCCTCACTCGCAGCTCCACCTACACCAAGCTGAGTGACCCAGCTGTCTGTGGTGACCGCCAACCAGGGGATCCCTCCAACACCTCTGCTGAGGATGGAGCTGATAGTGGATTTGTGGCTGCCGATGACACCCTGAGTCGGACGGACGCCCTGGAGGCCAGTAGCCTGCTGTCGTCAGGAGTGGACTGTGGCCTTGAGGAAGCCTCACTGCACAGCTCCTTCAACCTAGGCCCCCGCTTCCCTGCCAGCAACACCTATGAGAAGCTGCTGTGTGGCATGGAGGCTGGTGTGCAGGCCAGCTGCATGCAGGAGCGGGCCATCCAGACAGACTTTGTGCAGTACCAGCCTGACCTGAACACCATCCTGGAGAAAGTGGGCCAGGCTCAGGTGTGTGGTTCAGTCCTCAAGGACAGGCACTCAGAGCTGGATCGCCACACTTCAGGGCCCAGAGACCCCGACTCAGCAGTGGTGGTAACAGTAGGTGACGAGCTTGAGGCCCCAGAGCCCATCACCTGCGGACCAGCTACACACCGGCCTGCAGTCAACTCTAACCCAGGACTGCCAGTGAGTGTGGTGTGTCccgtggaagaggaggaggaggcaaccaccaccaccaccaccgaaaAGGAACCCAAGAGTTACTGGAGCCGCCACTACATCGTGGATCTGCTGGCTGTGGTAGTGCCAGCTGTGCCAACGGTGGCCTGGCTCTGCCGTTCCCAGAGGCGTCAGGGCCAGCCCATTTACAACATCAGCTCCCTGCTGCGGGGCTGCTGCACAGTGGCCTTGCACTCCATCCGTAGGATCAGCTGCCGCTCACTGAGCCAGCCAAGCTCCAGCTCAGGGGGTGGCTCCCAGCTCTGA
- the Snph gene encoding syntaphilin isoform X5, which translates to MAMSLQGSRRASAGSRRRTSPPVSVRDAYGTSSLSSSSNSGSCKGSDSSPTPRRSMKYTLCSDNHGIKPPTPEQYLTPLQQKEVCIRHLKARLKDTQDRLQDRDTEIDDLKTQLSRMQEDWIEEECHRVEAQLALKEARKEIRQLKQVIDTVKNNLIDKDKGLQKYFVDINIQNKKLETLLHSMEVAQNGIAKEEGTGESAGGSPARSLTRSSTYTKLSDPAVCGDRQPGDPSNTSAEDGADSGFVAADDTLSRTDALEASSLLSSGVDCGLEEASLHSSFNLGPRFPASNTYEKLLCGMEAGVQASCMQERAIQTDFVQYQPDLNTILEKVGQAQVCGSVLKDRHSELDRHTSGPRDPDSAVVVTVGDELEAPEPITCGPATHRPAVNSNPGLPVSVVCPVEEEEEATTTTTTEKEPKSYWSRHYIVDLLAVVVPAVPTVAWLCRSQRRQGQPIYNISSLLRGCCTVALHSIRRISCRSLSQPSSSSGGGSQL; encoded by the exons ATGGCCATGTCCCTGCAGGGAAGTAGACGGGCCTCTGCTGGATCTCGCAG GCGCACCTCTCCACCTGTGAGTGTGCGGGACGCCTACGGCACCTCttccctcagcagcagcagcaactctGGCTCCTGCAAAGGCAGTGACAGCAGCCCCACACCGAG GCGCTCCATGAAGTACACACTATGCAGCGACAACCACGGCATCAAGCCTCCCACCCCAGAGCAGTACCTGACTCCACTGCAGCAAAAGGAGGTTTGCATCCGGCACCTAAAGGCTCGGCTCAAGGACACACAGGACCGGCTCCAGGACCG GGACACAGAGATCGATGACCTTAAGACGCAGCTGTCCCGCATGCAAGAGGACTGGATTGAAGAGGAGTGCCACCGCGTGGAAGCCCAACTGGCTCTGAAAGAGGCCCGCAAGGAGATCCGACAGCTCAAGCAGGTCATCGATACTGTCAAGAACAACCTGATTGACAAGGACAAAGGGCTGCAGAAGTACTTTGTGGACATCAACATCCAGAACAAGAAGCTGGAGACTCTGCTGCACAGCATGGAGGTGGCCCAAAATGGAATAGCCAAGGAGGAAGGAACTGGGGAGTCAGCAGGCGGGTCCCCTGCCCGCTCCCTCACTCGCAGCTCCACCTACACCAAGCTGAGTGACCCAGCTGTCTGTGGTGACCGCCAACCAGGGGATCCCTCCAACACCTCTGCTGAGGATGGAGCTGATAGTGGATTTGTGGCTGCCGATGACACCCTGAGTCGGACGGACGCCCTGGAGGCCAGTAGCCTGCTGTCGTCAGGAGTGGACTGTGGCCTTGAGGAAGCCTCACTGCACAGCTCCTTCAACCTAGGCCCCCGCTTCCCTGCCAGCAACACCTATGAGAAGCTGCTGTGTGGCATGGAGGCTGGTGTGCAGGCCAGCTGCATGCAGGAGCGGGCCATCCAGACAGACTTTGTGCAGTACCAGCCTGACCTGAACACCATCCTGGAGAAAGTGGGCCAGGCTCAGGTGTGTGGTTCAGTCCTCAAGGACAGGCACTCAGAGCTGGATCGCCACACTTCAGGGCCCAGAGACCCCGACTCAGCAGTGGTGGTAACAGTAGGTGACGAGCTTGAGGCCCCAGAGCCCATCACCTGCGGACCAGCTACACACCGGCCTGCAGTCAACTCTAACCCAGGACTGCCAGTGAGTGTGGTGTGTCccgtggaagaggaggaggaggcaaccaccaccaccaccaccgaaaAGGAACCCAAGAGTTACTGGAGCCGCCACTACATCGTGGATCTGCTGGCTGTGGTAGTGCCAGCTGTGCCAACGGTGGCCTGGCTCTGCCGTTCCCAGAGGCGTCAGGGCCAGCCCATTTACAACATCAGCTCCCTGCTGCGGGGCTGCTGCACAGTGGCCTTGCACTCCATCCGTAGGATCAGCTGCCGCTCACTGAGCCAGCCAAGCTCCAGCTCAGGGGGTGGCTCCCAGCTCTGA
- the Snph gene encoding syntaphilin isoform X3 translates to MAMSLQGSRRASAGSRSGGTLGRSGLAVFAQCPQLPASQNEQLPLLPASRRTSPPVSVRDAYGTSSLSSSSNSGSCKGSDSSPTPRRSMKYTLCSDNHGIKPPTPEQYLTPLQQKEVCIRHLKARLKDTQDRLQDRDTEIDDLKTQLSRMQEDWIEEECHRVEAQLALKEARKEIRQLKQVIDTVKNNLIDKDKGLQKYFVDINIQNKKLETLLHSMEVAQNGIAKEEGTGESAGGSPARSLTRSSTYTKLSDPAVCGDRQPGDPSNTSAEDGADSGFVAADDTLSRTDALEASSLLSSGVDCGLEEASLHSSFNLGPRFPASNTYEKLLCGMEAGVQASCMQERAIQTDFVQYQPDLNTILEKVGQAQVCGSVLKDRHSELDRHTSGPRDPDSAVVVTVGDELEAPEPITCGPATHRPAVNSNPGLPVSVVCPVEEEEEATTTTTTEKEPKSYWSRHYIVDLLAVVVPAVPTVAWLCRSQRRQGQPIYNISSLLRGCCTVALHSIRRISCRSLSQPSSSSGGGSQL, encoded by the exons ATGGCCATGTCCCTGCAGGGAAGTAGACGGGCCTCTGCTGGATCTCGCAG CGGGGGCACGTTAGGCCGCAGCGGCCTGGCAGTGTTCGCCCAGTGCCCACAGCTGCCCGCCAGCCAGAATGAGCAGCTGCCTCTTCTCCCCGCCTCCAGGCGCACCTCTCCACCTGTGAGTGTGCGGGACGCCTACGGCACCTCttccctcagcagcagcagcaactctGGCTCCTGCAAAGGCAGTGACAGCAGCCCCACACCGAG GCGCTCCATGAAGTACACACTATGCAGCGACAACCACGGCATCAAGCCTCCCACCCCAGAGCAGTACCTGACTCCACTGCAGCAAAAGGAGGTTTGCATCCGGCACCTAAAGGCTCGGCTCAAGGACACACAGGACCGGCTCCAGGACCG GGACACAGAGATCGATGACCTTAAGACGCAGCTGTCCCGCATGCAAGAGGACTGGATTGAAGAGGAGTGCCACCGCGTGGAAGCCCAACTGGCTCTGAAAGAGGCCCGCAAGGAGATCCGACAGCTCAAGCAGGTCATCGATACTGTCAAGAACAACCTGATTGACAAGGACAAAGGGCTGCAGAAGTACTTTGTGGACATCAACATCCAGAACAAGAAGCTGGAGACTCTGCTGCACAGCATGGAGGTGGCCCAAAATGGAATAGCCAAGGAGGAAGGAACTGGGGAGTCAGCAGGCGGGTCCCCTGCCCGCTCCCTCACTCGCAGCTCCACCTACACCAAGCTGAGTGACCCAGCTGTCTGTGGTGACCGCCAACCAGGGGATCCCTCCAACACCTCTGCTGAGGATGGAGCTGATAGTGGATTTGTGGCTGCCGATGACACCCTGAGTCGGACGGACGCCCTGGAGGCCAGTAGCCTGCTGTCGTCAGGAGTGGACTGTGGCCTTGAGGAAGCCTCACTGCACAGCTCCTTCAACCTAGGCCCCCGCTTCCCTGCCAGCAACACCTATGAGAAGCTGCTGTGTGGCATGGAGGCTGGTGTGCAGGCCAGCTGCATGCAGGAGCGGGCCATCCAGACAGACTTTGTGCAGTACCAGCCTGACCTGAACACCATCCTGGAGAAAGTGGGCCAGGCTCAGGTGTGTGGTTCAGTCCTCAAGGACAGGCACTCAGAGCTGGATCGCCACACTTCAGGGCCCAGAGACCCCGACTCAGCAGTGGTGGTAACAGTAGGTGACGAGCTTGAGGCCCCAGAGCCCATCACCTGCGGACCAGCTACACACCGGCCTGCAGTCAACTCTAACCCAGGACTGCCAGTGAGTGTGGTGTGTCccgtggaagaggaggaggaggcaaccaccaccaccaccaccgaaaAGGAACCCAAGAGTTACTGGAGCCGCCACTACATCGTGGATCTGCTGGCTGTGGTAGTGCCAGCTGTGCCAACGGTGGCCTGGCTCTGCCGTTCCCAGAGGCGTCAGGGCCAGCCCATTTACAACATCAGCTCCCTGCTGCGGGGCTGCTGCACAGTGGCCTTGCACTCCATCCGTAGGATCAGCTGCCGCTCACTGAGCCAGCCAAGCTCCAGCTCAGGGGGTGGCTCCCAGCTCTGA
- the Snph gene encoding syntaphilin isoform X6, whose translation MAMSLQGSRRASAGSRRRSMKYTLCSDNHGIKPPTPEQYLTPLQQKEVCIRHLKARLKDTQDRLQDRDTEIDDLKTQLSRMQEDWIEEECHRVEAQLALKEARKEIRQLKQVIDTVKNNLIDKDKGLQKYFVDINIQNKKLETLLHSMEVAQNGIAKEEGTGESAGGSPARSLTRSSTYTKLSDPAVCGDRQPGDPSNTSAEDGADSGFVAADDTLSRTDALEASSLLSSGVDCGLEEASLHSSFNLGPRFPASNTYEKLLCGMEAGVQASCMQERAIQTDFVQYQPDLNTILEKVGQAQVCGSVLKDRHSELDRHTSGPRDPDSAVVVTVGDELEAPEPITCGPATHRPAVNSNPGLPVSVVCPVEEEEEATTTTTTEKEPKSYWSRHYIVDLLAVVVPAVPTVAWLCRSQRRQGQPIYNISSLLRGCCTVALHSIRRISCRSLSQPSSSSGGGSQL comes from the exons ATGGCCATGTCCCTGCAGGGAAGTAGACGGGCCTCTGCTGGATCTCGCAG GCGCTCCATGAAGTACACACTATGCAGCGACAACCACGGCATCAAGCCTCCCACCCCAGAGCAGTACCTGACTCCACTGCAGCAAAAGGAGGTTTGCATCCGGCACCTAAAGGCTCGGCTCAAGGACACACAGGACCGGCTCCAGGACCG GGACACAGAGATCGATGACCTTAAGACGCAGCTGTCCCGCATGCAAGAGGACTGGATTGAAGAGGAGTGCCACCGCGTGGAAGCCCAACTGGCTCTGAAAGAGGCCCGCAAGGAGATCCGACAGCTCAAGCAGGTCATCGATACTGTCAAGAACAACCTGATTGACAAGGACAAAGGGCTGCAGAAGTACTTTGTGGACATCAACATCCAGAACAAGAAGCTGGAGACTCTGCTGCACAGCATGGAGGTGGCCCAAAATGGAATAGCCAAGGAGGAAGGAACTGGGGAGTCAGCAGGCGGGTCCCCTGCCCGCTCCCTCACTCGCAGCTCCACCTACACCAAGCTGAGTGACCCAGCTGTCTGTGGTGACCGCCAACCAGGGGATCCCTCCAACACCTCTGCTGAGGATGGAGCTGATAGTGGATTTGTGGCTGCCGATGACACCCTGAGTCGGACGGACGCCCTGGAGGCCAGTAGCCTGCTGTCGTCAGGAGTGGACTGTGGCCTTGAGGAAGCCTCACTGCACAGCTCCTTCAACCTAGGCCCCCGCTTCCCTGCCAGCAACACCTATGAGAAGCTGCTGTGTGGCATGGAGGCTGGTGTGCAGGCCAGCTGCATGCAGGAGCGGGCCATCCAGACAGACTTTGTGCAGTACCAGCCTGACCTGAACACCATCCTGGAGAAAGTGGGCCAGGCTCAGGTGTGTGGTTCAGTCCTCAAGGACAGGCACTCAGAGCTGGATCGCCACACTTCAGGGCCCAGAGACCCCGACTCAGCAGTGGTGGTAACAGTAGGTGACGAGCTTGAGGCCCCAGAGCCCATCACCTGCGGACCAGCTACACACCGGCCTGCAGTCAACTCTAACCCAGGACTGCCAGTGAGTGTGGTGTGTCccgtggaagaggaggaggaggcaaccaccaccaccaccaccgaaaAGGAACCCAAGAGTTACTGGAGCCGCCACTACATCGTGGATCTGCTGGCTGTGGTAGTGCCAGCTGTGCCAACGGTGGCCTGGCTCTGCCGTTCCCAGAGGCGTCAGGGCCAGCCCATTTACAACATCAGCTCCCTGCTGCGGGGCTGCTGCACAGTGGCCTTGCACTCCATCCGTAGGATCAGCTGCCGCTCACTGAGCCAGCCAAGCTCCAGCTCAGGGGGTGGCTCCCAGCTCTGA